One Acetobacterium sp. KB-1 DNA segment encodes these proteins:
- a CDS encoding CdaR family transcriptional regulator, with protein sequence MRVTMSMLYTGLKTCVLCQKGIAYNKQLYVDDVCFSKKSKLPTDISYVLIDWSDYDQQAYVHSSPEMLILATRDEQVDRDTLPPCALVVYSATSLSQLFEICRDVMRYYFQWGDELLSLIMKNKDLQELVSCAHQLLKNPIMILDSSMKVLAFTPDDTMDDAIWKLTVEKGYADLDGQSSLVLKRGLALLNDHDSAYNHPMHGDSWASAKNVVVNGNRVALVSLIQKNHPISEGDFACLCYFGDMLALYFKTRDSLSYLTDNRLESIITDLLDERFKNEAELNARIRNVNWLPKLNFFILTIQSCHLFLNKMQMKKISEAIVKMLSNAWAVIYDDHIVILINHNSPLSLNVQETSNLRYFLKQNQLCAGISNSEKKISEIARLYRQSLIAIEMGSYLDLADDLFLFSDHRVNSMLYAFIKLGDVESYLNPCIKQLQEYDTKKNAALLKTLIAYLKNNCKQLKTSQDLFIQRGTLTYRLKKIEELCQVNLSDDKLIFDLQLSLNLYLFMHAK encoded by the coding sequence ATGAGAGTCACCATGTCCATGCTTTATACGGGTCTGAAAACCTGCGTTCTCTGTCAAAAGGGAATCGCTTATAACAAACAGCTCTATGTCGATGATGTCTGTTTCTCCAAAAAAAGCAAACTTCCCACTGATATCAGTTATGTCCTCATCGACTGGAGCGACTATGATCAACAAGCCTATGTTCACAGTTCTCCAGAAATGCTGATCTTGGCTACACGCGATGAACAGGTTGACCGCGATACCCTGCCCCCCTGTGCCCTCGTAGTTTATTCCGCGACCTCTCTTTCGCAACTATTTGAAATTTGTCGCGATGTCATGCGCTATTATTTTCAATGGGGAGATGAACTCTTATCACTGATTATGAAAAACAAAGACCTCCAAGAGCTGGTTTCCTGCGCCCACCAGCTTCTGAAAAACCCCATTATGATTTTAGATAGCTCCATGAAAGTACTGGCTTTTACCCCCGATGACACCATGGACGATGCCATCTGGAAACTGACCGTGGAAAAAGGATACGCCGATCTGGATGGACAATCGTCATTGGTTTTAAAGCGGGGTCTTGCCTTATTAAACGATCATGACTCCGCCTATAACCACCCCATGCATGGTGATAGCTGGGCCTCGGCAAAAAATGTGGTTGTCAATGGGAACCGGGTTGCGCTCGTCAGTCTGATTCAAAAAAATCACCCCATCAGTGAGGGTGACTTTGCCTGTCTTTGTTATTTTGGCGATATGCTGGCCTTGTATTTTAAAACCCGGGACAGTCTGAGCTATCTCACGGACAATCGTTTAGAATCAATTATTACGGATCTTCTGGATGAGCGGTTTAAAAATGAGGCGGAGCTCAATGCCAGAATCCGAAATGTCAACTGGCTGCCTAAACTAAATTTTTTTATTCTGACGATTCAGTCCTGTCATCTCTTTTTGAATAAAATGCAGATGAAAAAAATCAGTGAAGCCATCGTCAAAATGCTCTCAAATGCCTGGGCTGTCATTTACGACGATCATATTGTTATTTTGATCAACCACAATTCCCCACTCAGTCTTAATGTTCAAGAGACTTCAAATCTAAGGTATTTTCTTAAACAAAATCAGCTTTGTGCGGGTATCAGCAACAGCGAGAAAAAGATTTCTGAAATTGCCCGGCTCTATCGTCAATCCCTGATCGCGATTGAAATGGGTAGTTATCTTGATCTCGCTGATGATCTTTTTTTATTCAGTGATCATCGCGTAAACAGCATGTTGTATGCCTTTATTAAGCTTGGTGATGTTGAAAGTTACTTAAATCCCTGCATTAAGCAATTGCAGGAGTATGATACAAAAAAGAACGCTGCCCTGCTTAAAACCCTGATCGCCTATCTTAAAAATAACTGCAAGCAGCTTAAAACATCCCAGGATTTATTTATTCAACGGGGAACGCTGACTTATCGACTTAAAAAAATAGAGGAACTCTGTCAAGTCAATTTGAGTGATGACAAGCTGATCTTTGATCTTCAGCTTTCTTTGAATCTCTATCTGTTTATGCATGCAAAGTGA
- a CDS encoding chemotaxis protein CheW — protein sequence MFPHDLYDEIHQIKCGSSFLGLPRITQLCYEIETVLMALEKNEISVKTELIDSLLLFVDFFRDYLDQLNKIIRDEYFTNEAGKCVPEIKPNRQESLLRQSLIQAVENGRICVDEEKNSPAPVTAKENMDILQSEDFKEELAAEIKEQFQIESLEHLEKIENELLMRLDSNSADREAVDEIFRTVHSLKGGIGIYLAVLNPQDTTYGALKGLSEIVHAYESLLALIRDKEYNFENKLVDLSFFVMDYIKTFIHSIEAERFDNREDQKMLDQINKQLHDLQAKSGVDENASTPPRKKDAKTATIKSEPVGTAEVKSQNNQNSNQPTQNGVTQSIRVNQDKLDKMMNMISELLIAKNSFMHISSKLTTEYKLPQISKEVKEVGAYVNRISDELQNTIMSIRMVEIKTVFQKMPRVIRDIAQSTGKKMELIMEGEHTEIDKTIIEQISDPLVHVIRNSADHGIELLEERLLKGKPEKGRIVLRAYNKNKLVYIEIEDDGKGIDAELIKSKALEKKLITQAEADKMTKNQLVNLIFLPGFSMAKEITEVSGRGVGMDIVRSNINKINGKIFIESEVDKGTKMTIQLPLSLAVSRGLIVEVGQETYIFPLDNIVETVKIKTSSIHNYNGKYLIYLRGTVIGMEWLSQIFATGDKDTEKEELNAVILTNGHENYAIVVDRLKNEQEFVVKTLEGHLAAIPGITGSTLLGNGQVVLIVNPIDLINGVGKENHGG from the coding sequence GTGTTTCCCCATGATCTCTATGATGAGATTCATCAGATTAAATGTGGGTCATCCTTTCTTGGACTACCACGGATAACCCAATTATGTTATGAGATCGAAACAGTTTTAATGGCATTAGAAAAAAATGAGATCAGTGTTAAAACCGAATTGATTGATAGCCTGCTTTTGTTTGTGGATTTTTTCAGAGACTACCTTGATCAACTCAACAAAATAATTAGAGATGAGTATTTTACCAATGAAGCGGGTAAATGTGTTCCAGAGATTAAACCCAATCGCCAGGAAAGTTTGTTGCGGCAGAGTTTAATACAGGCAGTTGAAAACGGGCGGATTTGTGTAGATGAAGAGAAAAATTCACCAGCACCAGTGACTGCAAAAGAAAATATGGACATTCTGCAGTCGGAGGACTTTAAGGAAGAGCTTGCCGCAGAGATCAAGGAACAGTTTCAAATTGAAAGCCTGGAGCATCTTGAAAAAATCGAGAATGAGTTATTAATGCGATTGGACAGCAACAGTGCTGATCGCGAAGCCGTTGATGAAATATTTAGAACAGTCCATAGTCTTAAGGGGGGGATTGGGATCTACCTGGCCGTTTTAAATCCTCAGGATACGACTTATGGTGCCCTTAAGGGCTTATCAGAAATCGTACATGCTTATGAGAGTCTGCTGGCGTTGATTCGCGATAAAGAATATAATTTCGAAAACAAACTCGTCGATCTCAGCTTTTTTGTGATGGATTATATTAAGACATTCATCCATTCCATTGAGGCTGAGCGTTTTGACAATCGGGAAGATCAGAAAATGCTCGATCAGATCAATAAACAGTTGCATGATTTGCAGGCCAAAAGTGGAGTAGACGAAAATGCATCAACCCCACCACGTAAGAAAGATGCTAAAACCGCAACGATAAAATCAGAACCAGTTGGGACAGCTGAGGTAAAATCACAGAATAATCAAAATTCTAATCAACCGACCCAGAATGGTGTGACCCAGAGCATTAGAGTTAACCAGGATAAACTTGATAAAATGATGAATATGATTTCGGAACTGTTGATCGCCAAAAACTCATTTATGCATATTTCGTCAAAACTGACGACGGAGTATAAACTGCCGCAAATCTCAAAAGAGGTCAAAGAAGTGGGAGCCTATGTTAATCGCATTTCGGATGAACTCCAGAATACGATCATGTCGATTAGAATGGTTGAAATAAAAACCGTTTTTCAGAAAATGCCACGGGTAATCCGGGATATTGCTCAGAGTACCGGAAAAAAAATGGAACTTATTATGGAGGGCGAGCACACCGAAATTGATAAAACCATTATCGAACAAATCAGTGATCCATTGGTGCATGTTATTCGGAATTCAGCCGATCATGGCATCGAGCTACTTGAGGAGCGGTTATTAAAAGGCAAACCTGAAAAGGGCCGGATTGTCCTGAGAGCGTATAATAAAAACAAGCTGGTTTATATCGAAATCGAAGATGACGGAAAAGGAATTGATGCGGAGTTGATAAAAAGCAAGGCTCTCGAAAAAAAACTGATTACGCAGGCTGAAGCTGATAAAATGACTAAAAATCAATTGGTCAATCTCATTTTTCTGCCGGGATTTAGTATGGCCAAAGAAATTACCGAAGTGTCGGGACGCGGTGTGGGGATGGATATTGTTAGAAGCAATATCAATAAAATCAACGGGAAAATATTCATTGAGAGTGAAGTGGATAAGGGCACAAAAATGACGATTCAGTTACCGCTGTCACTGGCAGTTTCCCGGGGCCTGATTGTTGAAGTCGGCCAGGAGACCTATATTTTCCCACTCGATAATATTGTTGAAACGGTAAAAATAAAAACCAGTAGCATCCACAATTATAATGGGAAATACTTGATCTATTTAAGAGGCACGGTGATTGGCATGGAATGGCTTTCACAGATTTTTGCAACCGGAGACAAGGATACCGAAAAAGAAGAACTAAACGCCGTCATTCTTACAAACGGTCACGAAAACTATGCCATTGTTGTGGATCGGCTTAAAAATGAACAGGAATTTGTAGTGAAGACGCTCGAAGGTCACCTGGCCGCGATTCCGGGAATAACCGGTTCGACCCTACTGGGAAACGGACAAGTTGTCTTGATTGTTAATCCCATTGATTTAATAAATGGTGTCGGAAAAGAGAATCATGGAGGATAA